cagattactattattcaaccatgctggtcatttatgaacatttgaacatcttggccacgttctgttataatctccacccggcacagccagaagaggactggccaccccacatatgctctctctaattctctctttctttctctctctcggaggacctgagccctaggaccgtgccccaggactacctgacatgatggctccttgctgtccccagtccacctgactgtgctgctgctccagtttcaactgttctgccttattattatttgaccatgctggtcatttatgaacatttgaacatcttggtcatgttctgttataatctctacccggcacagccagaagaggactggccaccccacatagcccggttcctctctaggtttcttcctaggttttggcctttctagggagtttttcctagccaccgtgcttttacacctgcattgcttgctgtttggggttttaggctgggtttctgtacagcactttgagatatcagctgatgtacgaagggctatataaatacatttgatttgatttgatttgatttgcagatGAAGATGAGAAAGTAGGATTAATGGTGTGAAAAAAGAGCCAAAAAAGGTCAAtagaaacaatatggggatgaagtaggtCGTTGGGTTAGTTATCATCACACTGCAGTGCAGTAGGTCACAGGGTGTCCTTAGATTGGCTGAGAAATGAAcagaaaatatgttttgttttggaAAAACATTTCAGAACAAAATCTGGGAAATTCATTAATGGATCCATTACCCTTTTCCCAGATAATGTCCCAGTCATACATTGTTTTATAGATGCTTAATAAGTAGCaaaaggagtagagagagagagagagagaaagaaagagagagagagagagagagagagagagagagagagagagagagagagagagaaagagagagagagagagagagagagagagagagagagagagagagagagagagagagagagagagagagagagacagagagagagagagagagagagagagagagagagagaaagagagagagagagagagagagagagagagagagagagagagagagagagagagagagagagagagagagagagagagagacacagagacagttttgaaactgttgtatgtgtaatgtttactgttaatttttgttgtttttcactttatatattcactttgtatgttgtctacctcacttgctttggcaatgttaacacatgtttcccatgccaataaagcccttgaattgaattgaattgaattgaattgacagagacagagagagaaagacggagagagaaagacggagagagagagagagagaaagacagagagagagagagaaagagacagagagagagacagagagagagagagagagagagagcccgagagagagagagaaagacagagagagagagagagagagagagagagggggagagggagtgagggggtgGGGAAATGTTCCTGAAAACACTGTCACCCTGCCAATTCCAGGACTCTTAAATTAGCCGGATGAGAGTGCCGTCAGGTTTCAGTTTTACAAAGACTTGACTCGCTATTCAAGAGAGGTTAAGAGAATACACACTTCATTCTGAACTAATCTTTCGATCTACTGGCTCAGTCAGACTACATGATAACAATGGCAGCGCTCCTGAACTAGGAATGTCATTTTGACATCTGAGGATGAGATGGATCAACGTTTTTAAATCCTTTTTTCCCTTTTAATTTGAGTCGAAGGAGCTTCACATTCCTGGAGCAGAAGAAGTGGAAACGTCTATTTCAAAACCACCTATGGAACAGACATAGCATCAAAATAGAGTTGGTTTAATCAGGTCTATCCCACCTGTAACTCTCCGGTGACTCCTCTGTCCTGCTACAGAGGCAGAggtgaaacagacagccatgtccaCCGGCTCAGTAAGCGACGGAGAGGACATTGAGACGCGTCACGAACGGACTGACGAAAGCTACAAAACCAAACGGGACGTTACACAGAGACGATACACTTCCTCAGACGACGCGTTCGTCGGTACTGACGGCGGTTACGAAGTCCGAACCAAGCGATCGTACAGCACCACTGTCGGAGGAAAACAACTTTTCAAAGGGGGTCGACAGATGCAAAGGAACGCTGCAAACGCCAGAGAGAGGGCGAGGATGAGGGTGCTGAGCAAAGCCTTTTCCAGACTGAAAACCAGCCTGCCGTGGGTACCGGCCGATACCAAACTGTCCAAACTGGACACGCTGCGACTAGCATCTAGCTACATATCACACCTCCGACAGCTACTGCAAGACAACCACTTCGAGAGCAGCTTTGTACACCCTGTCAACCTGGTAGGAAGCCTTAAATATTAGACAATGTCTCTGTTCTGTTCACAGACCTTGTCAACTTGGGTATGAAAGACACAAatgtttattatatatattttttgacatTTAAACGTTGGTCAtttagctcttatccagagcaactcaTTCTATTGCATGTAGAAAACACGTGCTGTGTAAAATGTGTAGAAAACACGTGCTGTGTAAAATGTGTAGAAAAAACGTGCTGTGTAAAATGTGTAGAAAAAACGTGCTGTGTAAAACGTGTAGAAAAATGTGCTGTGTAAAACGTGTAGAAAAATGTGCTGTGTAAAATGTGTAGAAAAAACGTGCTGTGTAAAATGTGTAGAAAAAACGTGCTGTGTAAAACGTGTAGAAAAATGTGCTGTGTAAAACGTGTAGAAAAATGTGCTGTGTAAAACGTGTAGGAAAATGTGCTGTGTAAAATGTGTAGGAAAACGTGCTGTGTAAAATGTGTAGAAAAATGTGCTGTGTAAAACGTGTAGAAAAATGTGCTGTGTAAAACGTGTagaaaaacacaacaaaataatttCATCCATTGCTTTTTGCGGAAAGGGGTGATGAGAGTCAGACCATTGATGAGTCTACTTTGGGACTGAATTACCTAGGCTAAGATACTATAATAGTACCACGATGGTAAAACAAATAGGACTGAATTACCTAGTCTAAGATACTATAATAGTACCACGATGGTAAAACAAATAGGACTGAATTACCTAGGCTAAGATACTATAATAGCACCACCATGGTAAAACAAATAGGACTGAATTACCTAGTCTAAGATACTATAATAGCACCACCATGGTAAAACAAATAGGACTGAATTACCTAGTCTAAGATACTATAATAGCACCACCATGGTAAAACAAATAGGACTGAATTACCTAAAACAAATAGGCTAAGATACTATAATAGTACCACGATGGTAAAACAAATAGGACTGAATTACCTAGTCTAAGATACTATAATAGTACCACGATGGTAAAACAAATAGGACTGAATTACCTAGGCTAAGATACTATAATAGCACCACCATGGTAAAACAAATAGGACTGAATTACCTAGTCTAAGATACTATAATAGTACCACGATGGTAAAACAAATAGGACTGAATTACCTAGTCTAAGATACTATAATAGTACCACGATGGTAAAACAAATAGGACTGAATTACCTAGGCTAAGATACTATAATAGCACCACGATGGTAAAACAAATAGGATTCCTATTCCTCCTGTCTTTTTTGTTGTTTCAATATTTACTAATATATCCTGTCTATTTATTTAatcgatctctctctctttttctctctctctccctgtctacagACTTGGCCATTTGTGGTAGGAAGATCAGAGGACAACAAGGACATGTCTGCAGCCGGACTGTGTGGAGTTATTTCATAGGACAGGAGGGACCTCCCTCTCTGCTGGGACTGTCCTGTGCTACCCTGTCTGCTGGCACCCTATTCTTTACATAGTGCactaaagtactgcactatattgtatatatatgtttctgtctctgtctctgtctctgtctctgtctctgtctctgtctctgtctctgtctctgtctctgtctctctctctctctctctctctctctctctctctctctctctctctctctctctctctctctctctctctctctctctctctctctctctctctctctctctctctctctctctctctctctctctctctctctctctctctctctctctctctctctctctctctctctctctctctctctctctctctctctctctctctctctgtctcactctctctctctctctctctctctcacacacagagtaTTCACTTTGAACTCTATTCCAACTTTACTTGTAATGCAGTAAGGAGAGTCTTTGGGAGCATGTTTATAATTTTTTAATAAATCTGCTGATAAGCATCTAGACTGGCCAGTTTCTTCAAagtgatggtgtgggggggggacactcttAAAGGCAAGACAAGGAGAACATTTCCTTAATGAGGAAGCTCTGTTAGGAGGAGAAACCAGAGGTTTTTATATGGTTGTTTGATTGTTATGTGGTGTCTGGTTCTGTTAGTGGTCAAAGCACAGTACCGTAGTGTTTTGTGATTTCAAGCCACGCTGTAAATAGCAACGTACAATAATGCATTACGCTGGATGCTGGTTTGTGTTACATTTCCATTAGTTTGGAGAAAAGCTCATCAGGAACAGGCATATGTCCTACAATTACAGACTGTTGCTATGTCCTACAATTACAGACTGTTGATGTGTCCTACAATTACAGACTGTTGATATGTCCTACAATTACAGACTGTTGATATGTCCTACAATTACAGACTGTTGATGTGTCCTACAATTACAGACTGTTGATGTGTCCTACAATTACAGACTGTTGATATGTCCTACAATTACAGACTGTTGATATGTCCTACAATTACAGACTGTTGATGTGTCCTACAATTACAGACTGTTGATATGTCCTACAATTACAGACTGTTGATATGTCCTACAATTACAGACTGTTGATATGTCCTACAATTACAGACTGTTGATGTGTCCTACAATTACAGACTGTTGATATGTCCTACaattacagactgttgatgactgtCCTACAATTACAGACTGTTGCTATGTCCTACAATTACAGACTGTTGATATGTCCTACAATTACAGACTGTTGATATGTCCTACAATTACAGACTGTTGATG
This window of the Oncorhynchus keta strain PuntledgeMale-10-30-2019 chromosome 4, Oket_V2, whole genome shotgun sequence genome carries:
- the LOC118375718 gene encoding musculin-like, coding for MSTGSVSDGEDIETRHERTDESYKTKRDVTQRRYTSSDDAFVGTDGGYEVRTKRSYSTTVGGKQLFKGGRQMQRNAANARERARMRVLSKAFSRLKTSLPWVPADTKLSKLDTLRLASSYISHLRQLLQDNHFESSFVHPVNLTWPFVVGRSEDNKDMSAAGLCGVIS